From the Endozoicomonas sp. Mp262 genome, the window CATAGGACGAATGCCAGAAACTAAAAAACTCACACTCAAGCAGTCTTTGTCAGCACTATTGCAAGAAGCGTTGCGACAAAAGCCACAGCTGTCACTGGTCAAAGTCGCTGATGGCGCCAAGGACAACTGGTCATACCTTTCCCAGGAACTACCAGCGGGTGTTGAGGTTATTGATTACTACCACGCAGCCGATCACCTGAAGAAAGCATTTGACCAGGCTTATGGAGAAAACAGCATCAAGTCCAAAGAAAAGTTTGTCACTTACCGACACGTCCTAAAAGAGGAACTCGATGGGGTTGAGCGCATTATTAAAGCCCTGGCTTATCAGCATAAAAAGCATCCGCGCCGCTCAAAATTAAAGACCGAGCTGGAGTATTTCAGAAAAAATCGCCAGCGTATGCGCTATGCTGAACACTTGTCGAATAACCTTCCGATCGGCTCTGGTGTGGTAGAGGCAGCCTGTAAAACCTTGGTTACCCAGCGGATGAAGTGCTCAGGTATGCGCTGGCGAAATCCGGGTGGTCAGGGCGTATTGACGCTTCGGTCATTAGTTCAGAGCCACTGGTTTGAAAATGGCTGGAAGTTATTTGCTGCAACTTATTGCGGGAAAGTCACCAAGGCTGCTACAAGCAATGTCATACCATTCCCAGAGAAAGGTGGCAGTGTTTAGTTGTGGTCAATATGAGACTTTCACCCACTGGAATTCACAGATCTGGTTTTCCTGCTGGGTCAGTTAAGATAAAACACTTTGATGAAACAGGATTGACAGGGCATATGACACAGGGTGAATTAAGGAGTGGAGTTCAATCAAGTGCTCGCATTACAGTTAATGATAAAAGGCCTGGATTATCGGACTTTACAGAAAGATCTGATGCAATTAGAAAAAAAACATATGAAGTTTTAAAAGTAACAGCCAAAGATAACCCAAATGAAGCAGGCCATGATGCAGAAAAGGGGCTAAAGGTTGCCTTATTTGATTTGGAAAATATTTCTGAAACCCCGCAAGTGGCAACTATAAGACTGCAAGAAGCTTTCTCATGCAGAACAAGAGTCACCTCAGGAGGAAAAGCATCAACACTGTCTAGTGAAGATCAAGCCAAGAATGCAAGATCAAAATTCTTAGACCGTATTGATAACAAAAGCAGAGCTGAGAATAGTGAAGGTAGTCTTAATCAAGAAGAGGCTCAAGAAGAAAATCCATGGAAGTTTCTTAAGGTTCACGAAAACCTGAACTCGTCAGAATTTATTCCCGCAGAAAAACAGTTTGGGTTCTATGAATTCAACATGAGATTGGAGTCGCAGCAACAAATAGAAATTAAGTTAAACATCAGGGATGACGAGAAATTCAGGCTACAAGATGGAGTGAAATTTAAGACGAAACCTGAGAAGAAAACAGGTGTTTATGATATTCGTACATCAAGTCGCTGGTAACTGACACTTACGTCTACAGGTCTTTCCTACCGGGGATAAGAGCTATTTTCACTTATGTCGGGTTCAAATGGTTATTTTCAGGCTTTTATCAATTAATGTGAGTCTATTTACACTGAATGTGGGTCGCCCTGTCCCGGGAGCTTTGCTATGGTGTGCCGTTATCCTTTGTCATACGGTGTACCACTTTCATAATGTCATTACTTTCTATCATTATTCCATTCAGGCAGGGCAAGGGGGAGCCTGGTGGGTTGGAGCAATTGAAGCGAACTCTTGCTTGTTTGTTGAGGCATCAGGTATTTGAAGTCTTGTTGTTTGATGTGGGGAGTGTGGCTATCCCTGCTTCGATTATTGATTCGTTTTGTCCGGACAATCTGCGTTATCTCCACAGGCCAGACCTTGAGCTGGATGGCTGGGGGAAAATCTATAATTCTGCCGTAACAGAAGCTACCGGGCGCTATATATTGTTGTTTGAGGCGCGTTTGCTTGCTAGTGATACTTTTATCGCCAATCTCCCAGAGCAGGTTAAATTATTTGACAAGGAAGGAGGTAATGCTTTCGCTCTTTACCCGGTGTTAAAACGTTCCCTTTCTAATGCCTCCGATGGCTTTGAAAAAGCCGGTACGCATGGATATCAACAGGCTTGTTTTACCGAGGCATTGACTACTTACCTGGAAGGTAAAAGTGATCCTGTGGAAGCGATCAGCTTGACTAATGGGCCTTTATTAATACGTCGTCACTGGTTTTTGGCTCTGGGAGGCTTTCGGGAGAGTTTTATTGGTCATGAAGCGGCACAACTGGACCTGCTCCATCGCTTAGCGGCGTACTATCCGGTGGGAAAAAAACCTGACGACTATGTCCTGGATGTGGATAGCCCCTTTCCCGGAGACTATTTAGGCTTTCGCAGGTATTACAGTTTTTATAGTTTGCCCGCCTTATTTAAAGGGTATTTCTGTGTGTGTCAGGCCGGGGAAAAACAGCATAGTGAGAGTGAGTGGGAAAAGGATAAGGCATTTTTTTATGAGATTCTGGCCAGCGGCGCTGCCGGTTGCCGAAGTCTTAACCTTGAAAACATAAAGGCATCCAGTGAGTTGGGGCGTTATTTGTTACAGAGGTCCTTTGATTCGAAAGAGGAGCTGCCCTCACTGGTGGAGTATATACAGGGCTTGATGGTTGAAAGTGATTACAACCCTGTGGACTATCCCGGTTTGTTTTATAGAGGGAATAACAAACGCAAAGGCACTGCTACAGAGGCAAGCTTTAGCAGCAGGCTGTTGAAATTTTTCCGGAAACATACTGGATTTTTAAAGTCAACAAAAATGCCTTAGCCAAAAATAAAGCCGACATAAAGTCGGCTTTATTTGAAACCACTGCTTTATTAGAAGCGACGGTTACCTTTGTTGAAACCGCCTTCGCGACGAGGGCCGTTGTTTCTTGGACGCTCGGTTGCAATGCTAACACGGATGTTACGGCCATTCAGGGCGTTACCGTCCAGGGACAGAGCTGCTTCAGCATCGTCTTCGTTAGCAAAAGTCACGAAAGCAAAACCGCGGGAACGGCCAGTTTCACGATCCAGGATTACCTTAACTTCGTGCAGCTCGCCGAACTGGCCAAATGCCTGCTCTAAGTCTGCTTCAGTGGAGGAAAAAGCCAGGTTGCCAACAAAGAGTTTATTCTTTTGCATGGTGGTAGGACCTCTAGAGTAATGATGCGTCTTTCTGGTTATTTAGCTTCAAATCATCATTGATCACGTAGAGATCCTGATTTTTTGCTATCACGGAAAAGGACACGTTGCGTTATAAAGTTGTGATCTTAACAGCTTTTCAGCTGCTAAGGATAGTCTGGGCTATTTATAATGGTTGTACTTACCAGCAGAAGTTATCATGGCTGTACATACATCAAAAAAGCCCCCCTATGCCCTGCATTATACAGGGTATTTTGCGAAGCAGGGTAGAGTGATCCGACGGTCAATGTTGCCATTGACTCAGGCTTATTTCTCACCCGGGGTGTGCCAATCAGCTTATTTCTATGCCGTGACCAGCAAAAAAGGCCTGATACACAACCCGGGGGAGTCCTTGGCTTCGCCAGGGAGTAAGCTCCCACGGGAAATATAGCAGAAAATAGAACTTCTATAATACGCCTTGGCTGGTCAATGCCCTTTTCAGGGTGTTAAGCCTTTTAGAAGTGGTGGATACGCTGGTTGCTGCTGCCCCGCCAGGGTAGAGATAAGTCCCGCTTATCCTGTTCGTATTTGCCATCAATAAGAACATCAATATAGGGGATTATGGCCTGCTGTTGTTCTGACAGGGTCTCCAGGGTGTAACCTGTCCATAGCCAGATGGTTTTTTCCGGATAGCACGCCTTGACTCGACGGACCAATTGGTGGATAGCGTCAAGATTGCCGGGAAAAAGGGGATCGCCTCCGGAGAGCGACAGTCCATCCCGCCTGATCCGTTCATCTCCCAAATCTTTGATGATTCGATCTTCCAGTTCACGGGTATAGGGGTGTCCTGAGTCCGCAGCCCAGGTTGAGGTGTTGTGACAGCCTTTGCAGAAGTGCTCACAGCCACTGACAAACAGGGTACAGCGGGTACCCTCACCGTTGACCACATCCACTGGATAGTATTGATGATAATTCATTTGTTATCTCGGGAGCCCCTAAGAACACCAAGGCCTTTTATTAAATTATTCGAGCTCTTCGTGTCCTTCGTGGCTCCAAAAAGCCTTATGCGATAGATGCATAGAGCGGAGAATTTCCTCTAAGCAATGGTCAAACCATTACAGGTGCTTAACCCGGCGAATAACCTCTTCCTGCTTGCCTTTAATAAACGGCCGGCTGTTGGGTTGGCCAAGATAGCCGCAGACTCTTCGGGTGACAGACATTTTTGCAGAGTCACGGTTTTTACACTGCGGGCATTCAAAGCCCCGGCTGGTGGCATTGAATTCACCTTCGTAACCACAGCTGTAGCAGGAGTCATTGGGGGTATTGGTGCCATAATAAGGGACTTTGTCATAGGTATAGTCCCACACGCTTTCCAGCGCTTTAAGGTTATGGATCATATTCGGGTATTCGCCATAACAAATAAAGCCACCACTGGCGTGCTCGGGATAAGCCATTTCAAAGTCAACTTTGTCGTATGGGTTTACCTGCTTTTCTACGTCAAGGTGGAAAGAGTTGGTATAGTAACCTTTGTCAGTGACACCGTTAATCACCCCAAACTCTTTGCGATCCAGCCGACAGAACCGGTCACACAGGCTTTCACTGGGAGTGGAGTACAGGCTGAATCCATAGCCGGTTTCATCTTTCCACTGGTTTACCGCTTTACGCAAATAGGCGACGATTCTAAGACCTTTTTTACGCAGCTCTTCGCTGTCGTATATATTGCCTTCACCATAGAGTGCATTGATGGTTTCGTGAATACCAATATAGCCCAGTGAAATGGAGGCACGACCATTCTTGAAAATCTCACTGACCTTATCCTCCGGATTCAGACGAACACCGCAGGCACCTTCTACATAAAGAATAGGCGCAACTTTCGCGCGAACATTATCAAGACGGTGAATACGGTTCATAAGGGCGTCTTTTGCCAGGGTAAGACGCTGATCAAGCTTGGCGTAAAACTCCTCTTCGTTTTTACTTTCAATGGCTATGCGTGGCAGGTTAAGAGATACAACACCCAGGTTGTTACGGCCATCATGAACCAGTTGGCCATTTTCTTCGTAAGTGCCCAGGAATGAGCGACAGCCCATGGGGGTTTTAAAACTGCCAGTGACTTCTACCAGTTTGTCGTAATTCAGAATGTCGGGATACATTCGTTTGCTGGCACACTCCAGGGCCAGCTGTTTGATGTCGTAGTTCGGGTCTTCTGCGCTGAAGTTAACGCCTTTTCTAATGCCGAAAACCAGTTTTGGGAAGATGGGGGTTTTTTTGTTTCGACCCAGTCCGCGAATCCGGTTTTTCAAAATGGACTTCTGAACCAAACGCTCTTCCCAGGAAGTACCCAACCCAAAACCTAAGGTGACAAAAGGTGTCTGACCATTGGCCGTATGCAGGGTGTTAACTTCGTACTCCAGGGCCTGGTAAGCGTCGTAGCAGTCCTTTTCTGTCATTTCCAGAGCGTACTGCTTTGCCTTTTCTTCATCGCCAATCCAGTGCATACCCTGGGCAAGGTGTTTTTCATAGGTCTTGCGCACATAAGGCGCATGGATACGGTCGATTTCATTAATGCTGGTGCCGCCATATATGTGGCTGGAAACCTGGGCAATAATCTGGGCGGTAATCGCTGTAGCCGTTGTAATGGAACGCGGGGTTTCAATCTCTGCGTTCCCCATTCTAAAGCCCTTGGTCAGCATGCCTTCAACATCAATCAACATGCAGTTGAACATGGGGAAGAAGGGAGAGTAGTCCAGGTCGTGGTAATGAATTTCTCCGCGCTCATGGGCGTGAGCCACATGCCGGGGTAAAATATGCTGTTTGGCGAAATGCTTGGCAACGACTCCAGCCAGTAAGTCACGCTGGGTTGGAATGATTTTGCTGTCTTTGTTGGCGTTTTCGTTAAGCAGCTCTTCATTATCCTGGTTGATAATGCCCATGATTTCCCGGTTCAGGGCATTGCGGGATTCACGCTCGATATCACGGGTACGACGAAACTCAATATACTTTCTGGCAGCATCTTTGTACTGGCTGCGCATCATCAGGTCTTCTACCCGGCTCTGTATATCGTAGATATCAACTTGTTGCTGGTCCGCACAGTTTTTCTTCACCTCTTCAGCCACGAACTGTGCAAAGTGGTCATCTTTCTGGTGAGCATCATTCAAGGCGCTGGTGACCGCCCTTACAATACGGGATACGTCAAAAGGCTGCCGAGAACCATCACGCTTGATGATATCCGTCATTAGCTGTACTCCAGGAAGATTAAAACAGTATAACTGAGAAATTTGCTTATGTTGTGCCTTGTTCTCGATTAAGACACTACATGTGGTGTAGAGGCAGGCTATGTTCACTGAAAAGTGGCCTGTCTTCAATATTGACAAATTAAAAATCAGTGGTTGCTGATGTACTGTTTCGGGTGAAGTCAGGGGTTACTGTCTTTATAATCCTTTAAAAACAAGGGTTTTAAAAAAAAGGGTGAAGTATGATTTTTTTTATAAGTATTAACCGAGGCGGCGGCTGCCTCCTGGTTAAGTCCCTGCTCATAAGTTGAAATTAGACGACAAATATTGTGTGTTGTTGCGGGACTCCAGCCAATGATTTAATGAGATAGGGGTTTTTGTGTTGGATTCACCCGTTGGTCCCTTGGAGTAGCCTTTGCCATATTTCAGGATGACGGAGTCAATCTGAATCAAAAGGGGCCTGCTTTTCTTATTTTGAGTAGGCATATCCTTTGGCTTGTCTGATTGCCGGTACAGGATCGTTTCAAGGTTTGTTTTGCCATTTTTCTCAAGTACAGCGGCACCATAGAGCCGTTGAACCTCTATGGACTGAATATGAAGCTTTTGTTCGAGAAAACTATCCCAGGCAAGATCTACACTGAGCTGCGAAAAGCCAATGATCCCTCCTGCATCCATGGTGTCTATAGTCAGCTTCAGGGTTATAGGGTTAAACCGGATAGCCCCTATTTTTAGAGGAACCGAAAGGTAACTTGGAGCCAGTTGGCTGATAGTCAGATGCAGCAATGGCGGTACGGCAACAAAGCCAATAATTAGATAACTCAGGCAAAGTACTATAAATTTTCTGAGGAAGAGCCGCATTTTTTTATTCATCTATGGGAAGCAAAAGCTAAAGGGTAAAGCTGTATTCTGACAAAATAGGCAACTGTCTTATCAGTGATGGCAAACACCTTTTCAGAAAGATAGAGTTGGCAATATGACCAATCACATCAACCGCTTCATGCAGTTCCTGCTTGTGGTGAACCAGGACAATATTCCGGTTTAAACCTGATCCTGGAAGATGTCTAAGGCATATGTTGCTGAGTTCACA encodes:
- the nrdD gene encoding anaerobic ribonucleoside-triphosphate reductase, which translates into the protein MTDIIKRDGSRQPFDVSRIVRAVTSALNDAHQKDDHFAQFVAEEVKKNCADQQQVDIYDIQSRVEDLMMRSQYKDAARKYIEFRRTRDIERESRNALNREIMGIINQDNEELLNENANKDSKIIPTQRDLLAGVVAKHFAKQHILPRHVAHAHERGEIHYHDLDYSPFFPMFNCMLIDVEGMLTKGFRMGNAEIETPRSITTATAITAQIIAQVSSHIYGGTSINEIDRIHAPYVRKTYEKHLAQGMHWIGDEEKAKQYALEMTEKDCYDAYQALEYEVNTLHTANGQTPFVTLGFGLGTSWEERLVQKSILKNRIRGLGRNKKTPIFPKLVFGIRKGVNFSAEDPNYDIKQLALECASKRMYPDILNYDKLVEVTGSFKTPMGCRSFLGTYEENGQLVHDGRNNLGVVSLNLPRIAIESKNEEEFYAKLDQRLTLAKDALMNRIHRLDNVRAKVAPILYVEGACGVRLNPEDKVSEIFKNGRASISLGYIGIHETINALYGEGNIYDSEELRKKGLRIVAYLRKAVNQWKDETGYGFSLYSTPSESLCDRFCRLDRKEFGVINGVTDKGYYTNSFHLDVEKQVNPYDKVDFEMAYPEHASGGFICYGEYPNMIHNLKALESVWDYTYDKVPYYGTNTPNDSCYSCGYEGEFNATSRGFECPQCKNRDSAKMSVTRRVCGYLGQPNSRPFIKGKQEEVIRRVKHL
- the nrdG gene encoding anaerobic ribonucleoside-triphosphate reductase-activating protein; translated protein: MNYHQYYPVDVVNGEGTRCTLFVSGCEHFCKGCHNTSTWAADSGHPYTRELEDRIIKDLGDERIRRDGLSLSGGDPLFPGNLDAIHQLVRRVKACYPEKTIWLWTGYTLETLSEQQQAIIPYIDVLIDGKYEQDKRDLSLPWRGSSNQRIHHF
- a CDS encoding glycosyltransferase, producing the protein MSLLSIIIPFRQGKGEPGGLEQLKRTLACLLRHQVFEVLLFDVGSVAIPASIIDSFCPDNLRYLHRPDLELDGWGKIYNSAVTEATGRYILLFEARLLASDTFIANLPEQVKLFDKEGGNAFALYPVLKRSLSNASDGFEKAGTHGYQQACFTEALTTYLEGKSDPVEAISLTNGPLLIRRHWFLALGGFRESFIGHEAAQLDLLHRLAAYYPVGKKPDDYVLDVDSPFPGDYLGFRRYYSFYSLPALFKGYFCVCQAGEKQHSESEWEKDKAFFYEILASGAAGCRSLNLENIKASSELGRYLLQRSFDSKEELPSLVEYIQGLMVESDYNPVDYPGLFYRGNNKRKGTATEASFSSRLLKFFRKHTGFLKSTKMP
- a CDS encoding RNA-binding protein yields the protein MQKNKLFVGNLAFSSTEADLEQAFGQFGELHEVKVILDRETGRSRGFAFVTFANEDDAEAALSLDGNALNGRNIRVSIATERPRNNGPRREGGFNKGNRRF